The Heyndrickxia vini genome contains a region encoding:
- a CDS encoding IS66 family transposase, with amino-acid sequence MNDDSIEIDNNSAENAIRPNILERKN; translated from the coding sequence TTGAACGACGATAGTATAGAGATTGATAATAATTCTGCCGAAAACGCCATCCGTCCCAACATTCTAGAAAGAAAAAATTGA
- a CDS encoding DUF2920 family protein has product MSKIITDNNLSFNSGKVLAYGHSHGAYLAYLCNIFAPGLFSHIIDNSAWLFPNYLKTIRALTINGNRMVFDYCAKWIVKDFEILDLPTLYHRKKNHCIINAFHGDCDNLITLEKKREFCHSINNCFFK; this is encoded by the coding sequence ATATCTAAAATTATTACAGACAATAATCTATCTTTTAACTCAGGAAAAGTATTAGCTTATGGGCATTCACATGGAGCCTATTTAGCTTATTTATGTAATATATTCGCCCCAGGTCTGTTTTCACATATAATTGACAATTCAGCTTGGCTATTTCCTAACTATTTAAAAACTATAAGAGCCCTAACAATTAACGGTAATAGAATGGTATTTGACTATTGCGCTAAGTGGATTGTAAAAGACTTTGAAATATTAGATCTACCTACCTTATACCACAGAAAAAAAAATCATTGTATTATTAATGCTTTTCACGGAGATTGTGATAATTTAATAACATTAGAAAAAAAGAGAGAGTTTTGTCATAGCATTAATAATTGTTTTTTTAAATGA
- a CDS encoding cytidylyltransferase domain-containing protein, with protein sequence MYKGKKFLAIIPARGGSKGIPNKNIVNVNGKPLIQYTIEEAINSNFIDEVIVSTDNIEIASISKQLGANIPFLRPSYLAEDDSKTIDTLLYVIEEIKKLGCLYDYVVLLQPTQPLRKVWHIDNAIKKIIESKQNSLVSISKVNDHPIFIRTIKPDNTLENLLDANSTLRRQELPPYYKINGAIYINKIIELNQNTSLNDNTLGFIMDSKYDLDVDTHQDLDLLKYILQSI encoded by the coding sequence ATGTATAAGGGAAAAAAATTCCTCGCTATTATACCTGCAAGGGGTGGTAGTAAAGGGATACCTAATAAAAATATTGTGAATGTAAATGGTAAACCACTGATTCAATACACTATAGAAGAAGCAATTAATTCAAATTTTATTGATGAAGTAATTGTTTCAACTGATAATATAGAAATAGCGTCTATCTCTAAGCAATTAGGTGCCAATATTCCATTTTTAAGACCATCCTATCTAGCAGAAGACGATTCTAAAACTATAGATACCCTATTATATGTTATTGAAGAAATAAAAAAACTTGGATGCCTATATGATTACGTTGTATTATTACAACCTACTCAGCCATTACGGAAGGTTTGGCATATCGATAATGCAATCAAAAAAATCATTGAGTCTAAGCAAAATAGTTTAGTAAGTATCTCAAAAGTAAATGATCACCCAATTTTTATTCGCACAATCAAACCAGATAATACTTTAGAAAACTTATTAGATGCAAATAGCACTTTACGCCGACAAGAACTTCCTCCATATTATAAAATCAATGGAGCAATATATATAAATAAAATTATCGAATTAAATCAAAATACTAGTTTAAATGATAATACCCTGGGGTTTATTATGGATTCAAAATATGACCTAGACGTAGACACTCATCAAGATTTAGATTTGCTTAAATATATATTACAATCAATCTAG
- the neuC gene encoding UDP-N-acetylglucosamine 2-epimerase translates to MTSNIMIKKKILFLTGTRADYGKIKSLMKEVEYHPLFELHIFVTGMHTLTKYGSTWKEIVKDGFQNVYQFINQKSNASMDITLSNTILGLSNYIHEINPDLIVVHGDRLEALAGAIVGAFNNIRVAHIEGGEVSGTIDESIRHAITKFSHIHLVSNKEAYERIIQLGENPESIHIIGSPDIDIMLSDDLPTIGEVKKHYEIDFDRYAILMYHPVTTELDTLSIKIKTLINSVIKSNRNYVVIFPNNDEGNLIILNELNRLKNNSKFKMFPSMRFEYFLTLLRNSDFLIGNSSTGIRETGIYGVPSIDIGNRQQGRYQLNYHSNLIHCNENENEILTAINTLPNKTERFLDFGDGQSHIRFIHMIEQNDIWKIPIQKKFYDGIPTLSR, encoded by the coding sequence ATGACTAGTAATATAATGATTAAAAAGAAAATATTATTTCTCACCGGTACAAGAGCAGATTATGGAAAAATAAAATCTTTAATGAAGGAGGTAGAATATCATCCTCTATTTGAGCTTCACATTTTTGTTACTGGTATGCATACGCTAACAAAATATGGATCTACCTGGAAAGAAATTGTAAAAGATGGTTTTCAAAATGTGTACCAATTTATTAATCAAAAAAGTAATGCATCTATGGACATTACTCTTAGTAATACTATTTTAGGGCTTAGTAACTATATTCATGAAATTAATCCTGACTTAATTGTTGTTCATGGTGACCGTTTAGAAGCTCTCGCTGGTGCGATTGTTGGTGCATTCAATAATATCAGAGTTGCCCATATTGAAGGTGGGGAAGTTTCAGGTACTATAGATGAATCAATTAGACACGCAATCACCAAGTTCTCCCACATTCACCTAGTAAGCAATAAGGAGGCATATGAAAGAATTATTCAATTGGGTGAAAATCCAGAATCTATTCATATCATAGGTTCTCCTGATATTGATATTATGCTATCCGATGATTTACCTACTATCGGGGAAGTTAAAAAACATTATGAAATTGATTTTGATAGATATGCAATACTTATGTACCATCCAGTTACTACCGAACTAGATACTTTGTCAATTAAAATTAAAACATTAATCAATTCAGTTATTAAATCAAACAGAAATTATGTAGTTATTTTTCCTAATAATGATGAGGGAAATTTAATAATTCTTAATGAATTAAACAGACTAAAAAATAATAGTAAATTCAAAATGTTTCCATCAATGAGATTTGAATATTTCCTGACTCTTCTAAGGAATTCAGACTTTTTAATAGGAAATTCGAGTACTGGAATAAGAGAAACAGGCATTTATGGAGTACCCTCTATTGATATAGGAAATAGACAACAAGGAAGATATCAATTAAATTATCACTCAAATCTGATTCACTGTAATGAAAATGAAAATGAAATTCTAACTGCTATTAATACTCTACCAAATAAAACAGAACGGTTCTTAGATTTTGGCGATGGTCAAAGTCATATTCGTTTTATCCATATGATTGAACAAAATGATATTTGGAAAATTCCTATCCAAAAAAAATTTTATGACGGGATACCAACATTAAGTAGGTGA
- a CDS encoding N-acetylneuraminate synthase family protein, which produces MNIPIMEIQNRKVGQNFPPLVIAEIGINHEGSLCVAKEMVDAAYRAGAEIIKHQTHIIEDEMSKEAKKVIPGNTDVSIYEVMSRCALNESDEYELKKYVESKGMIFLSTPFSRAAANRLEEMSVHAYKIGSGECNNYPLIDHIASFGKPMIVSTGMNNIESISKTVGILEKHNVQYALLHCTNIYPTPPELVRLGGMQQLMDHFPNAVIGLSDHTLNNNSCLAATALGASILERHFTDRKDRLGPDIVCSMDPVEMKQLISGSSEIFKMRGGKKEASKEEQSTIDFAFATVVTTKPLKKGDILTRENIWVKRPGTGEIKAEFFEELIGKSVINNIPVDEHLTWKDIKIK; this is translated from the coding sequence ATGAATATACCTATTATGGAAATACAAAATAGAAAAGTTGGTCAAAATTTTCCACCTCTTGTTATTGCTGAAATTGGAATTAATCATGAGGGGAGTCTGTGTGTTGCAAAAGAAATGGTAGATGCTGCATATAGAGCTGGAGCCGAAATTATTAAGCACCAAACTCACATAATTGAAGATGAAATGAGTAAAGAAGCAAAAAAAGTAATACCCGGTAATACGGATGTTTCTATTTACGAAGTTATGTCTAGATGTGCATTAAATGAAAGTGATGAGTATGAATTAAAGAAATATGTAGAGTCAAAAGGGATGATTTTTCTTAGTACTCCATTTTCTAGAGCAGCAGCAAATAGACTTGAAGAAATGAGTGTCCACGCCTATAAAATCGGATCTGGTGAATGTAATAATTATCCTTTAATTGACCATATTGCCTCTTTTGGAAAGCCGATGATTGTTTCTACTGGTATGAATAATATAGAAAGCATTTCCAAAACTGTAGGTATTTTAGAAAAACACAATGTACAATATGCTTTATTACATTGTACAAATATTTATCCTACTCCTCCTGAGCTTGTAAGATTAGGTGGTATGCAACAACTAATGGATCATTTTCCTAATGCGGTAATTGGTTTATCTGATCATACATTAAATAATAATTCATGTTTAGCTGCTACAGCACTGGGGGCATCTATTTTAGAACGCCATTTTACTGATAGAAAAGATAGATTAGGGCCTGACATAGTGTGTTCTATGGATCCTGTTGAAATGAAACAGTTAATTAGTGGAAGTAGCGAAATTTTTAAAATGAGGGGTGGAAAAAAAGAAGCCTCAAAAGAAGAGCAATCTACAATTGATTTTGCCTTTGCAACAGTTGTAACAACCAAACCTTTAAAAAAGGGAGATATTCTGACGAGAGAGAATATTTGGGTCAAAAGACCAGGAACAGGAGAAATAAAAGCAGAGTTTTTTGAAGAGTTAATAGGTAAATCTGTTATTAATAACATACCTGTTGATGAGCACTTAACTTGGAAGGATATTAAAATAAAATGA
- a CDS encoding polysaccharide deacetylase family protein: protein MEDISVMYHYVREKNGWNGIHPLIPEKFEQQLEILSSNYDIVCPDDIERKSNKPKCILSFDDATKDQYTIAFEILKKKGIPGYFTVMSAPLVNSEIPIFHLVHTVLSLYSDEEIWQDLKNEFDLKNKNIESLSSYYSYEKDLLRRFNKYVLNFYLTEQKSRRFLEERVLNKYGNKEKFINEFYVSKNEFLEMKRAGMTIGVHCVKHIPYSGDALAFYKKEIEPCIDFIKEEIGVTPKWYTPAFGGGEKYIEMMSGLENILKKEGFKGGFTTIEGFNNGLSNFWLKRFDCVKLPPVTNLND, encoded by the coding sequence ATGGAGGATATTTCCGTCATGTATCATTACGTTAGAGAAAAAAATGGATGGAATGGTATACATCCACTGATACCTGAAAAATTCGAACAACAATTAGAAATCTTAAGTAGTAATTATGATATTGTTTGCCCAGATGATATAGAAAGGAAGAGTAATAAGCCAAAATGTATTTTAAGTTTTGATGATGCAACGAAAGATCAATATACAATTGCATTTGAAATTTTGAAAAAAAAAGGAATTCCTGGTTACTTTACTGTTATGTCAGCACCTTTGGTTAATTCAGAGATACCTATATTTCACTTGGTTCATACCGTGTTGTCTTTATATTCTGATGAAGAAATATGGCAAGATCTAAAAAATGAATTTGACTTAAAAAATAAAAATATTGAAAGTCTAAGTTCGTATTATTCTTATGAAAAGGATTTATTAAGAAGATTTAATAAATATGTATTGAATTTTTATCTTACCGAGCAAAAAAGTCGACGGTTTTTAGAGGAAAGGGTTTTAAATAAGTATGGAAACAAAGAAAAATTTATAAATGAATTTTATGTTTCTAAGAATGAATTTTTGGAAATGAAAAGAGCTGGAATGACTATAGGAGTACATTGTGTAAAACATATACCCTATAGTGGTGATGCTTTGGCATTTTATAAAAAAGAAATAGAACCTTGTATTGATTTTATAAAGGAGGAAATTGGGGTTACTCCAAAATGGTATACACCAGCTTTTGGAGGAGGAGAAAAATATATAGAGATGATGTCCGGTTTAGAAAACATATTAAAAAAAGAAGGATTTAAGGGTGGATTTACTACAATTGAAGGATTTAATAACGGATTATCAAATTTTTGGTTAAAAAGATTTGACTGTGTTAAACTACCACCTGTGACAAATTTAAACGACTAA
- a CDS encoding acyl carrier protein, with amino-acid sequence MKEIKERLLFIINEMLEENDQERIKSWDESIKLRDDLNMDSLMLAELTVRIEDEFDIDIFEDGIVQTINEILLKIEGK; translated from the coding sequence ATGAAAGAAATAAAAGAAAGATTATTATTTATTATTAACGAGATGCTGGAGGAAAATGACCAAGAACGTATAAAAAGTTGGGATGAGTCAATTAAATTAAGGGATGATTTAAATATGGATTCCCTTATGCTCGCAGAACTAACGGTTAGAATTGAGGATGAATTTGATATTGACATATTTGAGGATGGAATTGTGCAAACTATTAATGAAATTCTTTTAAAAATAGAAGGAAAATAA
- a CDS encoding AMP-binding protein, which yields MDKKFLVHRNKEYTYENFLNDLNLKNEYSSYLYVKNNNPYAIFVSLVHSAIYGYSIEIIDGDLSEKEIEEIGIDQNEFSVVKKLNSLILFKDFEQLLDILKEKKRSYITLYTSGTSGRPKKVSHTLETLTREVKVSGKFKENIWSFSFNPTHMAGLQVFFQAFLNKNTIIYTFDELPKNIPTLIEKYKITNISATSTFYRNILPYFQQGRYFSVERITFGGEKYDQGLEESIKKVFPNAKINNIYASTEAGSLFKAYGDIFEIKESIRKFVKINENNELLIHYSLLGKSESFNLKGEWFNTEDIVELVDTNHFKFVARKSELINVGGYKVNPLEVENTIKKVPGVIDIIIKTRKNSVTGQIIIAEIIKNDGFNDLELKKSIKKFALTHLQEWKVPRIINFVNEISQTRTGKKARK from the coding sequence ATGGACAAAAAATTTTTAGTACATCGAAATAAAGAATATACATATGAAAACTTTTTAAATGACCTTAACTTGAAGAATGAATATTCTTCTTATTTGTATGTAAAAAATAATAATCCTTATGCTATTTTTGTGAGCCTTGTCCATAGTGCAATTTATGGATATTCAATTGAAATTATTGATGGTGATTTATCTGAAAAAGAAATCGAAGAAATAGGCATTGATCAAAATGAATTTTCAGTTGTAAAAAAATTAAACTCTCTAATATTATTTAAGGATTTCGAACAACTGTTGGATATATTAAAAGAAAAAAAACGGAGCTATATTACCCTATATACCTCAGGTACATCAGGACGCCCCAAAAAAGTAAGTCATACACTAGAAACTCTAACAAGAGAAGTTAAAGTAAGTGGGAAATTCAAAGAAAATATTTGGTCGTTTTCCTTTAACCCTACCCATATGGCGGGATTGCAGGTATTCTTCCAGGCATTTTTAAATAAAAATACAATTATTTATACTTTTGATGAGTTACCAAAAAATATTCCTACTTTAATTGAAAAATATAAGATAACAAATATATCCGCTACATCAACTTTTTATAGAAATATATTACCTTATTTTCAACAGGGAAGATATTTTAGTGTTGAGCGAATAACTTTTGGTGGAGAAAAATATGACCAAGGTTTAGAAGAGAGCATAAAAAAAGTTTTTCCAAACGCTAAAATAAATAATATATATGCTTCTACTGAAGCAGGTAGTCTATTTAAAGCTTATGGTGATATTTTTGAAATAAAAGAATCAATTCGTAAATTTGTTAAAATAAATGAAAATAATGAATTATTAATTCATTATTCTTTGCTAGGAAAGTCAGAGTCTTTTAATCTTAAAGGAGAATGGTTTAATACCGAAGATATTGTAGAATTAGTAGACACTAATCATTTTAAATTTGTAGCAAGGAAATCAGAATTAATAAATGTCGGAGGATACAAGGTAAATCCACTTGAAGTAGAAAATACAATAAAAAAGGTACCAGGAGTTATAGACATCATAATTAAAACTAGGAAGAATAGCGTCACAGGGCAAATAATTATTGCCGAAATTATAAAAAATGATGGATTCAATGATTTAGAGTTAAAAAAGTCAATAAAGAAATTTGCTTTAACTCATCTACAAGAATGGAAAGTACCAAGAATAATAAATTTTGTTAATGAAATATCACAAACTCGTACTGGAAAGAAGGCAAGAAAATGA
- a CDS encoding SDR family NAD(P)-dependent oxidoreductase: MKWVIVTGDSKGLGREVVKQILSETKLGVIGISRSDHELVSGLLNKYPDRYKHISYDLRNVQDIKSIYINKIRKIGPIYGLVNNSAHAYDDIVSNLNVKHLESMFQVNVFSAMHLTKYALRDMLLNKIQGSIVHVSSVSTHTGYKGLSMYAATKGALEAFSKNVAREWGSKGIRSNCVIPGFMETSMSDSLTTEQKDRIYKRTSLKKETDIISVASTILFLLSEKSRSITGTVIHVDNGTL, from the coding sequence ATGAAGTGGGTCATTGTGACTGGAGATTCCAAAGGACTAGGAAGAGAAGTCGTTAAACAAATTTTATCTGAAACCAAATTAGGTGTAATAGGAATTAGCAGGTCTGATCACGAATTAGTTTCTGGTTTGTTGAATAAATATCCAGATAGATATAAACATATTTCATATGACTTAAGAAACGTGCAAGATATAAAAAGCATTTATATTAATAAAATTCGAAAGATAGGTCCGATTTATGGACTTGTGAATAACTCTGCTCATGCATATGATGATATAGTTTCTAACTTAAATGTGAAACATTTGGAAAGTATGTTCCAAGTGAACGTTTTCTCAGCTATGCATTTAACTAAATATGCTTTAAGAGATATGCTATTGAATAAGATACAGGGATCGATTGTTCATGTTTCTTCAGTAAGTACCCATACTGGTTATAAAGGTTTAAGTATGTATGCTGCAACCAAAGGTGCGTTGGAGGCGTTTTCAAAGAATGTTGCAAGAGAATGGGGAAGTAAAGGGATTCGTTCTAACTGTGTAATACCAGGATTTATGGAAACTTCTATGAGTGATTCTTTGACAACTGAACAAAAGGATAGAATTTATAAAAGGACATCGCTGAAAAAAGAGACAGACATAATAAGTGTTGCTAGCACAATATTGTTTTTGTTATCAGAAAAGTCACGTTCTATTACTGGTACAGTTATACATGTTGATAATGGGACTTTATAA
- a CDS encoding flagellar hook-associated protein 2: protein MVRISGLASGMDIDSLVENLMKAERAPLDKLQQQKQKYEWQRDDYREISTMMFNLSNSIFDNILKQSTYTQKKVNISDSNLISVRNISSTSDFSGTIKVNSLATSSSVVGDSIGNSIDSSKKVSEIFTDVTGTQSIKVKAITAEGKLEEKEVTFDASKESLDDVIKKVNQQTGATMFFDSKTGQVSLTSKKTGTTNEVTNNMDFSLTGTLFEKLNVADNVTDKNKRTPGSNASFTYNGINTTRTSNIFQINGFEITLKEADSTKNVTFSSSTDVDAVVDKIVKFVDEYNKLVEKVNGKVTEKRYRDFPPLTSEQKKDMEDKEIELWEEKAKSGMLYNDTVLSSGLTEMRTNLYTPVSGLVGVNQLSQIGITTTKNYLDGGKLTIDEKKLREAIEKDPNAVYSLFTQDGETTGEKGLARRLRDSLKNTITNIEEKAGKSTSVNNTFTIGKLLDNVDKRIDSLQDRLYDIENRYYSQFSAMETAIQKANQQSAYLSQFFSS from the coding sequence ATGGTTAGAATAAGTGGCTTAGCAAGTGGGATGGATATTGATTCACTTGTTGAGAATCTAATGAAGGCAGAACGTGCTCCATTAGATAAACTTCAGCAACAAAAGCAAAAATATGAATGGCAACGGGATGATTATCGAGAAATCAGTACAATGATGTTTAATTTAAGTAATTCAATTTTTGATAATATATTGAAACAAAGTACTTATACACAGAAAAAAGTGAACATCTCTGATTCAAACTTGATATCAGTGAGAAATATTAGCTCTACTTCCGATTTTTCAGGAACAATTAAAGTGAATAGTCTTGCAACTTCTAGTTCTGTCGTTGGAGACTCAATCGGTAATTCTATCGATTCATCAAAAAAAGTCAGTGAAATATTCACTGATGTAACAGGAACCCAATCAATAAAGGTTAAAGCAATTACTGCGGAGGGAAAACTTGAAGAAAAAGAAGTAACATTTGATGCAAGTAAAGAATCGTTAGATGATGTAATTAAAAAAGTGAATCAGCAAACTGGGGCAACGATGTTTTTTGATTCTAAAACTGGGCAAGTTTCCCTTACTTCTAAAAAAACCGGCACAACTAATGAAGTTACTAATAATATGGACTTTTCATTAACGGGCACCCTTTTTGAAAAATTAAATGTAGCCGATAATGTTACAGATAAAAATAAAAGAACTCCTGGATCAAATGCTTCTTTTACTTATAATGGAATTAATACGACTAGAACTTCTAATATATTTCAAATCAATGGATTTGAAATTACTTTGAAAGAAGCTGATTCAACTAAAAATGTAACATTTAGTTCTTCTACAGATGTCGATGCTGTTGTAGACAAGATTGTAAAATTTGTAGATGAGTATAATAAGTTGGTAGAAAAAGTGAATGGAAAAGTAACAGAAAAACGATATCGAGATTTTCCACCATTAACGAGTGAACAAAAAAAAGACATGGAAGACAAAGAAATTGAACTTTGGGAAGAAAAGGCAAAAAGTGGAATGCTTTATAATGATACTGTTTTATCATCCGGTTTGACGGAAATGCGAACAAACTTGTATACACCTGTTAGTGGATTAGTAGGGGTTAATCAATTATCACAAATTGGTATAACAACTACAAAAAATTATCTGGATGGTGGAAAACTAACAATTGATGAGAAAAAATTGAGAGAAGCGATTGAAAAGGATCCTAACGCTGTCTATTCTCTTTTTACCCAAGATGGAGAAACAACGGGTGAAAAAGGGCTAGCTAGAAGACTGCGTGATTCATTAAAGAACACAATAACTAATATTGAGGAAAAAGCAGGTAAATCTACAAGTGTCAATAATACATTTACTATTGGAAAATTACTAGATAATGTAGATAAGCGAATTGATAGTTTACAAGATCGGCTATATGACATTGAAAATAGATACTATAGCCAATTTTCAGCAATGGAGACTGCCATACAAAAAGCAAACCAACAATCTGCATACTTATCCCAGTTCTTTAGTTCATGA
- the fliS gene encoding flagellar export chaperone FliS, with product MAINNPYQTYQNNSITTASPGELTLLLYNGCLKFIHQAKKAIENKNIQEKNTNIQKAQNIIQELTVTLKMDVDIAKNMISLYDYINRRLIDANIKNNIAILDEVEVLVTEFRDTWKQVIQINRQQQFGSNGGQA from the coding sequence ATGGCCATTAATAATCCATATCAAACATATCAAAATAATTCAATTACAACAGCTTCTCCAGGAGAGCTGACACTTTTGCTTTATAACGGTTGTTTGAAATTTATTCATCAAGCAAAGAAGGCAATTGAAAATAAAAATATACAAGAGAAAAACACCAATATTCAAAAAGCCCAAAATATTATTCAAGAGCTTACAGTTACACTTAAAATGGATGTTGACATAGCAAAAAATATGATTTCACTCTATGACTATATAAATCGTAGATTAATTGATGCCAATATTAAGAATAACATTGCCATTTTGGATGAAGTTGAGGTTTTAGTTACTGAATTTCGCGATACATGGAAGCAAGTAATTCAGATAAATCGACAACAACAATTCGGTTCGAATGGTGGGCAAGCTTAA
- a CDS encoding flagellar protein FliT translates to MEASNSDKSTTTIRFEWWASLMCVILDCFNLTERLITAMEKVNDHNRDETIATIEEILEERAILLPMIKPPFTKEEIEVGKKIVLMNNTLQNLLNNQKKNIQKDINCLLNKKTSVNKYINPYHNMQTDGYFYDKRK, encoded by the coding sequence ATGGAAGCAAGTAATTCAGATAAATCGACAACAACAATTCGGTTCGAATGGTGGGCAAGCTTAATGTGTGTAATATTAGACTGTTTTAATCTTACTGAAAGACTAATTACTGCGATGGAAAAAGTAAATGATCATAATCGTGACGAAACAATCGCTACAATTGAAGAAATATTAGAAGAAAGAGCCATTTTATTGCCAATGATTAAACCTCCTTTTACGAAAGAAGAAATAGAAGTAGGGAAAAAGATTGTACTAATGAATAATACTCTACAAAATTTATTAAATAATCAAAAGAAAAATATTCAAAAAGATATAAATTGCTTACTAAATAAAAAAACTTCTGTGAATAAATATATAAATCCATATCACAATATGCAAACCGACGGTTATTTTTATGACAAGAGAAAATAA
- the tnpA gene encoding IS200/IS605 family transposase: MVFAPKYRRQVIYGKIKKESGEILRTLCERKGVEIIEAIACKDHVHLLISIPPKLSVSAFVGYLKGKSSLMIFNRHANLKYGYGNRKFWCTGYYVVTVGRNKKVIEEYIRNQIQDDVVAEQLSMMEYLDPFTGEEVKKKKRK, from the coding sequence ATCGTGTTTGCCCCGAAATACAGGAGACAAGTAATTTATGGGAAAATTAAAAAGGAAAGCGGGGAAATACTGCGTACTTTATGTGAAAGAAAAGGTGTAGAGATTATCGAGGCCATAGCGTGTAAAGACCATGTACATTTGTTAATAAGTATACCACCCAAGCTAAGTGTGTCGGCGTTTGTAGGATATTTAAAAGGGAAAAGTAGCTTGATGATATTTAATCGTCATGCAAACCTGAAATATGGATATGGGAACCGAAAATTTTGGTGTACTGGATATTATGTGGTTACAGTTGGAAGAAACAAAAAGGTGATAGAAGAATATATACGTAACCAGATACAAGACGACGTAGTCGCAGAACAATTAAGTATGATGGAATACCTTGATCCATTCACTGGTGAAGAGGTAAAGAAAAAGAAACGGAAGTAA
- a CDS encoding YjfB family protein codes for MDIALMSMALSQSQVQQQASISVMKMAMGNAEQQGEALQKLLGTTDPSVIQHAAQPHLGGNIDLKL; via the coding sequence ATGGATATCGCACTAATGTCAATGGCTCTAAGCCAAAGTCAAGTTCAACAACAAGCTTCCATTTCCGTCATGAAAATGGCGATGGGAAATGCAGAGCAACAAGGGGAAGCACTTCAAAAATTACTAGGAACAACAGATCCATCAGTCATCCAACATGCAGCCCAACCACATTTGGGTGGAAACATTGATTTGAAATTATAG
- a CDS encoding SAM hydrolase/SAM-dependent halogenase family protein, with protein MGKNLVIQTDFGTSDGAVSAMYGVAISVDPDLRIFDLTHDIPQYNIWEGSYRLYQTIAYWPAGTVFVSVVDPGVGSDRLSIVVKTVDDQYIVSPDNGTLTHIKQHIGIIEARVIDETVNRLPKSGESYTFHGRDVYAFTGARLAANVITFEQVGPEIDVEQIIELPNTEASINQGIITGTIDILDVRFGNLWTNISRELFKSGDIEYGTSLEVTISNNRHQVYKNIMTFGRCFADSRLGEPLLYVNSLDKIGVALNQGSFAKAYHIATGVNWKISIRKINEINYN; from the coding sequence ATGGGGAAGAATTTAGTGATTCAAACAGATTTTGGTACAAGTGATGGGGCAGTTAGTGCAATGTATGGAGTGGCTATTTCGGTTGATCCGGATCTGCGAATTTTTGATCTAACACATGATATTCCACAATATAATATTTGGGAAGGCTCTTATCGTCTTTACCAAACCATTGCGTATTGGCCGGCGGGAACGGTCTTTGTTTCCGTCGTTGATCCAGGTGTGGGATCGGATCGTTTAAGTATTGTCGTTAAAACGGTGGATGATCAATATATTGTTTCACCTGATAACGGGACACTCACACATATTAAACAACATATTGGTATTATAGAGGCAAGGGTGATTGATGAAACGGTCAATCGATTGCCGAAGTCAGGCGAATCATACACATTCCACGGTCGTGATGTCTATGCCTTTACAGGAGCACGATTAGCAGCAAATGTAATCACGTTTGAACAGGTGGGTCCTGAAATCGATGTGGAGCAAATTATTGAATTACCCAATACAGAGGCGAGCATCAATCAAGGGATTATTACTGGAACAATTGATATTTTAGACGTTCGTTTCGGAAATCTGTGGACGAATATAAGCCGTGAATTGTTTAAAAGCGGAGATATCGAATACGGAACATCTTTAGAAGTGACAATTTCTAATAATCGTCATCAAGTATATAAAAACATCATGACATTTGGCCGTTGTTTCGCCGATAGTCGTCTCGGAGAACCATTACTCTATGTGAATTCATTAGACAAAATAGGTGTTGCTCTTAACCAAGGATCCTTTGCAAAAGCTTATCACATCGCTACCGGGGTGAATTGGAAAATTAGTATTCGCAAAATTAATGAAATCAATTATAATTAA